One genomic window of Maribacter aquivivus includes the following:
- a CDS encoding CRTAC1 family protein, which produces MMKNNSALIKISSSIFFLIFGIMSYSQQTFTDVSEAAGIDHQYEVYEGTFGGGVTVFDVNNDGFEDLYITSGIKHDRLYLNNGDGTFKDIFDNSGLVITNNYVTQGVVSADINKDGYRDLFITTITTTDGKSIIPRAKNLLFLNNGDATFKDVTNEYGLEDLNSFSTGPSFGDFNADGYPDLFVGNYFQEFTGKLGIIKDATIVSANQTARSYLLENKRGKSFENVYDEYGLGHKGFGFGGVFTDYDNDQDQDLLVNQDFGYKAVPNFLYRNEYPDEHFDDASKQTGMDLKINAMGAAVGDYNGDGWMDYYITNIKFNMLMENQGIGKPFVDKAKELGTYNLAISWGANFADFDHDEDLDLFVSNGDLNPNCTPMGNFYFENNDNTFTEKGRELAINDYGIGRGSVIFDMDNDGDMDLLVVNQQPILNYPIASTTRLFRNDLVKGNWLKIALKGLDSEVNGIGSRVTVVANGKRIIREIDGGGSSHLSQNSVIAHFGLGQNTAVDSVIVNWTGGNTQILTNIKANQQLEIVEINQPKKETSTIWYILGTSLLLVVVYFVAKKKRQ; this is translated from the coding sequence ATGATGAAAAATAATTCAGCACTCATTAAAATAAGCAGTAGCATATTCTTTCTAATATTCGGAATAATGAGCTATTCGCAACAAACTTTTACTGATGTCTCAGAAGCTGCAGGTATTGACCACCAATATGAAGTCTATGAAGGCACATTTGGTGGTGGTGTTACTGTCTTTGATGTCAATAATGACGGATTTGAAGATTTATATATAACGAGTGGTATAAAACATGATCGCCTTTATCTTAACAATGGTGACGGTACTTTCAAAGATATTTTTGATAATTCTGGTTTAGTAATTACCAATAACTATGTTACCCAAGGTGTTGTAAGTGCAGATATTAATAAAGATGGATATAGAGATTTATTCATCACAACCATTACTACAACCGATGGTAAAAGTATCATACCAAGAGCTAAAAATTTACTCTTCTTAAATAATGGAGATGCTACCTTTAAAGATGTCACTAATGAATACGGCTTAGAGGACTTAAACTCTTTCAGTACAGGACCTAGTTTTGGTGATTTTAATGCAGATGGATATCCTGATTTATTTGTGGGTAATTATTTTCAAGAATTTACAGGTAAACTGGGTATTATAAAAGATGCTACTATTGTTAGCGCAAACCAAACAGCCAGAAGTTATTTACTTGAAAACAAAAGAGGTAAAAGCTTCGAAAACGTGTATGATGAATATGGTTTAGGGCATAAAGGTTTTGGTTTTGGTGGGGTTTTCACTGATTATGATAATGACCAAGACCAAGACCTATTGGTTAATCAAGATTTTGGGTATAAAGCAGTACCTAATTTTCTATACCGTAACGAGTACCCCGATGAACATTTTGATGATGCCAGCAAGCAAACTGGAATGGACTTAAAAATTAACGCCATGGGCGCAGCTGTTGGCGATTATAATGGTGATGGGTGGATGGATTACTACATTACCAACATCAAGTTCAATATGCTGATGGAGAACCAAGGCATAGGTAAACCATTTGTTGATAAGGCAAAAGAATTAGGTACTTACAATCTAGCCATAAGTTGGGGTGCAAATTTTGCGGATTTTGACCATGATGAAGATTTAGATTTATTTGTTTCTAACGGAGACCTGAATCCGAACTGCACACCTATGGGCAATTTCTATTTTGAAAATAACGACAATACCTTTACTGAAAAAGGAAGGGAATTAGCCATTAATGATTACGGAATAGGTAGAGGATCAGTAATATTTGACATGGATAATGATGGTGATATGGATTTATTAGTTGTAAATCAACAACCTATATTAAATTATCCAATAGCATCTACCACTCGACTTTTCAGAAATGATTTGGTAAAGGGTAATTGGCTAAAAATTGCTCTTAAAGGTTTGGACTCTGAAGTAAATGGTATTGGCTCTCGCGTAACTGTAGTTGCTAATGGAAAAAGAATTATAAGAGAAATTGATGGTGGTGGATCTAGTCATTTATCACAAAACTCGGTGATAGCACACTTTGGTTTGGGACAAAATACTGCTGTAGATTCGGTAATTGTCAACTGGACAGGCGGTAACACTCAAATACTAACCAATATAAAGGCAAATCAACAACTAGAAATTGTTGAAATAAATCAACCGAAAAAAGAAACTTCTACTATTTGGTACATACTTGGTACTTCACTACTACTTGTTGTTGTCTATTTTGTAGCTAAAAAGAAAAGGCAATAA
- a CDS encoding phosphatase PAP2 family protein yields the protein MTSTTNKTLIKISTILLLLLTMACTTNEQPKMSDKEVALEWANMTLFITRYTPSNSPTFASRAFGYTGITMYEAIVPGFSDYKSMSGQLEGLDKLPIADDSKEYNWVLALNAGQSEILKNIYVQTSEENIQKIDSLEQVIFTQFQDGVNEETVSRSVAFGKSIAQTIFEWSKTDGGHRGYLNNFDKTMIHPERPGSWKPPLFAQSFSHHPLHPHWGENRTFASSNKELEDPKMIPYDTTVGSPYYKQFENVYLKDLELTQLEKEAAIWWGDDPDVSFTPPGHSYYFATLAIEGHDISLIESAKIYAQVGMAVSDAFVNCWKWKYQFFTERPNTFIPKYIDEEWESFWPDPPFPSFPSGHAIQAAAAAAVLEHNFGKEFTFTDRAHEGRERDELKETYFVIRSFNTFWDAALETADSRFYGGIHTQLDNEVGLEKGVEIAKNIYALEWKNNDEK from the coding sequence ATGACAAGCACCACAAATAAAACACTTATAAAAATTTCTACCATACTGCTACTCTTGCTTACAATGGCATGTACTACAAACGAGCAGCCAAAAATGAGTGATAAAGAAGTTGCCTTAGAATGGGCAAATATGACCTTGTTCATTACAAGGTATACCCCATCAAATTCTCCCACATTTGCATCTAGGGCCTTTGGGTATACAGGTATTACAATGTATGAAGCTATAGTACCGGGTTTTTCTGATTATAAATCAATGAGTGGGCAATTAGAGGGTTTAGATAAGCTGCCTATTGCAGATGATTCAAAAGAATATAATTGGGTACTAGCATTAAATGCTGGGCAATCAGAAATTTTAAAGAATATATATGTTCAAACATCCGAAGAAAACATTCAAAAAATAGATTCTCTTGAACAAGTGATCTTTACTCAATTTCAAGATGGTGTAAATGAAGAAACCGTTTCACGTTCTGTTGCGTTTGGCAAATCTATTGCACAAACTATTTTTGAATGGTCAAAAACAGATGGTGGGCATAGAGGGTATTTGAACAATTTTGACAAAACCATGATACACCCAGAACGTCCAGGTTCTTGGAAACCTCCATTATTCGCTCAATCTTTCAGCCATCACCCTTTACACCCACATTGGGGAGAAAATAGAACTTTTGCGTCCAGTAATAAGGAACTTGAAGACCCAAAGATGATTCCGTATGACACAACTGTTGGTTCTCCTTATTACAAGCAGTTTGAAAATGTATATCTGAAAGATTTAGAACTGACACAGTTAGAAAAAGAAGCTGCTATTTGGTGGGGAGATGATCCAGACGTGAGTTTTACTCCGCCCGGGCACTCTTATTATTTTGCCACCTTGGCAATAGAAGGTCACGACATATCACTTATTGAAAGTGCCAAAATCTATGCTCAAGTAGGCATGGCAGTATCAGATGCTTTCGTGAATTGTTGGAAATGGAAATATCAGTTTTTTACAGAACGCCCAAATACCTTTATACCAAAATATATTGATGAAGAATGGGAGTCTTTTTGGCCTGATCCACCTTTTCCATCTTTTCCGTCAGGACATGCCATACAAGCAGCTGCCGCGGCTGCGGTTTTAGAACACAATTTCGGAAAAGAATTTACTTTTACAGATAGGGCACATGAAGGCAGGGAGCGCGATGAACTCAAAGAAACTTATTTTGTAATACGGTCATTCAACACCTTTTGGGATGCCGCACTAGAAACAGCAGATTCTAGATTTTATGGTGGCATACACACGCAATTAGACAACGAAGTAGGATTAGAAAAAGGGGTGGAAATCGCCAAAAATATTTACGCCCTAGAATGGAAGAACAATGATGAAAAATAA
- a CDS encoding VCBS repeat-containing protein, with translation MIKNLTLYLFVACILLQSCKEKANKDEVTSTIDTVEKPTLFTLLSENETNVTFQNTLKEGLNANVLVYEYLYNGGGVATGDFNNDGLQDLYFTSNMGENKFYINEDDFTFKDITSISKVEGRPGPWKTGITSVDVNGDGKLDLYLCYSGALPDAKRKNQLFINQGNNANNIPIFKEQAEEYGLASAAFSNQGYFFDYDKDGDLDMLLLNHNPKSLPVLNEVSTKEFLKKDDPFQGTRLFEQRNNKFYDITEKAGISGSALTYGLGIAISDINNDGWQDFYISNDYTVPDYLYINNQNGTFTDQLGSQMGHTSHFSMGNNVTDINNDGLQDIFTLDMLPKDNKRQKLLLSPDNYEKFDLNIRSGFHHQYMRNMLQLNNGDDTFSEIGQLSGISNTDWSWAPIFADFDNDGFKDLFISNGYFRDYTNLDFINYMDSYVQSKGRLQRQDVLELIKEMPASNLTNFYFSNKDGLKFTDNTKVAGTDQPANSNGAIYTDLDNDGDLDLVVNNINKSAFIYRNDSPNETNNYLSIKLKGADKNTNGIGSKVSIFNHGKIQVVEQMPTQGYLSTVSPILHFGLADNTTIDSLVISWNSGKTETLTQISTNQLLVLEESNAKKSALVKDRTEVLFSKIANVITYQHQSSSVNDFKRQSLLLKQLSHDGPPMAKGDINNDGFEDIVIGGGIGQPTSIFIQTKNKKFTQKINTSFNVDKEQSDSDIALSDVDNDGNLDIYAASGGYHDFAQNDPLLQDRLYLGDGKGNFTKSTNALPSMQTNTGSVAFSDVNNDTFLDIFIGGSVMPGHFPESSRSYILINDGKGNFTDKTNDIQPSLKTLGMTTDAVWADIDGDQIEDLIVVGEWMPISIFLNKNGKLINESEQFIEEPLSGLWTSLHITDLNNDGKPDIIAGNIGTNTQFKVSNDTPAELYYSDFDKNGSVDPILNFYTDGTSYPYITRDELLGQLSGKRQQYNSYEKYANATVNDIFKPSELQKAKKLTITHQKTTVLMSTNSDIYQNISLPIEAQYSPISEIISSDLNNDGITDLLLLGNNDYYKLRIGKFDANYGTVLLGVGDGTFKYLPQTKSGLSIKGSNTHSVLINDKLILTSYGASTETYKLLK, from the coding sequence ATGATAAAAAATCTAACTCTCTATCTATTTGTCGCATGTATACTTCTTCAAAGCTGCAAAGAAAAGGCTAATAAAGATGAGGTAACATCAACAATTGATACCGTTGAAAAACCAACTTTATTTACACTCTTATCTGAAAATGAAACAAATGTTACTTTTCAGAACACTTTAAAAGAAGGGCTAAATGCTAATGTATTAGTATATGAATACTTATATAATGGTGGTGGCGTAGCTACAGGAGACTTTAATAATGACGGATTACAAGATTTATATTTCACCTCTAACATGGGTGAGAACAAATTCTACATAAATGAAGATGATTTTACTTTTAAAGATATTACCTCAATATCTAAAGTTGAAGGCAGACCTGGACCTTGGAAAACCGGGATTACCTCTGTAGATGTAAATGGTGACGGAAAATTAGACCTATACCTATGTTATTCAGGCGCTTTGCCAGATGCTAAGCGTAAAAATCAGCTTTTTATCAATCAAGGTAACAACGCTAATAACATTCCTATTTTCAAAGAACAAGCTGAAGAATATGGATTGGCAAGTGCAGCATTCAGCAATCAAGGTTATTTCTTTGATTATGATAAAGACGGCGACTTAGATATGCTTTTACTAAATCATAATCCGAAATCACTTCCAGTACTAAATGAAGTCAGCACAAAAGAATTTTTAAAAAAAGACGACCCGTTTCAAGGCACTCGCCTATTTGAACAAAGAAATAATAAATTTTACGACATTACTGAAAAAGCAGGCATTAGCGGTTCTGCTTTAACTTACGGATTAGGTATTGCCATAAGTGACATCAATAACGACGGATGGCAAGATTTTTACATTTCCAATGATTACACTGTACCAGATTATTTATATATCAACAATCAAAATGGAACATTTACAGACCAATTAGGATCACAAATGGGTCATACAAGTCACTTTTCTATGGGAAATAATGTGACAGATATTAACAATGACGGTCTACAAGATATTTTCACATTAGATATGTTACCAAAAGATAACAAACGCCAAAAGCTACTGTTATCGCCAGATAATTATGAAAAATTCGATTTAAATATTAGAAGCGGATTTCACCATCAGTATATGCGTAACATGCTGCAATTAAACAATGGTGATGACACCTTTAGCGAGATTGGACAGCTATCTGGTATTTCGAATACAGATTGGAGCTGGGCTCCCATATTTGCAGATTTTGATAATGACGGATTTAAAGATTTGTTTATCTCTAACGGATATTTTAGGGACTACACCAATTTAGACTTCATCAACTACATGGATAGTTATGTACAATCTAAAGGCAGGTTACAAAGACAAGATGTTCTTGAACTGATAAAAGAAATGCCCGCATCTAACTTAACAAACTTCTATTTCAGCAATAAAGACGGCTTAAAATTCACTGACAATACTAAAGTAGCGGGTACGGATCAACCTGCAAATAGCAACGGAGCTATATATACCGATTTGGATAATGATGGTGATTTGGATCTAGTGGTAAATAACATTAACAAATCCGCTTTTATTTACCGAAACGATTCGCCAAATGAAACCAACAATTATTTAAGTATAAAACTAAAAGGCGCTGATAAAAATACAAATGGCATTGGTTCTAAAGTAAGTATTTTCAATCATGGAAAAATACAAGTAGTTGAACAAATGCCAACTCAAGGTTACCTTTCAACTGTTTCGCCCATTTTACATTTTGGATTAGCTGATAACACTACCATAGACTCTCTAGTAATTAGCTGGAATTCTGGCAAAACAGAAACTCTTACACAAATTTCAACAAATCAATTATTAGTACTTGAAGAAAGCAATGCGAAAAAATCAGCTTTAGTAAAAGACAGGACAGAAGTCTTATTTTCAAAGATTGCAAATGTTATTACATACCAGCACCAATCATCATCAGTAAATGACTTTAAAAGGCAGTCGCTTTTATTGAAACAATTATCGCATGATGGTCCACCAATGGCTAAGGGTGATATTAATAATGATGGTTTTGAAGATATTGTAATTGGTGGTGGCATTGGGCAACCAACATCCATATTCATACAAACTAAGAATAAGAAATTTACTCAAAAGATAAATACTAGTTTTAATGTAGACAAAGAACAGTCCGATTCAGATATCGCACTTTCTGATGTAGATAATGATGGTAATTTAGACATATATGCTGCCAGTGGTGGTTACCATGATTTTGCCCAGAATGATCCTTTATTACAAGACCGACTGTATTTAGGAGACGGAAAAGGAAATTTTACAAAGTCAACAAATGCACTACCAAGCATGCAGACTAATACGGGTTCAGTTGCTTTCTCAGATGTGAATAACGATACATTTTTAGATATTTTTATTGGTGGCTCTGTTATGCCAGGTCATTTTCCTGAATCATCTAGAAGCTATATTCTAATAAATGATGGCAAAGGCAATTTCACCGACAAGACCAATGATATTCAGCCTTCATTGAAAACCTTAGGTATGACCACTGATGCTGTTTGGGCAGACATAGATGGTGACCAAATAGAAGATTTAATAGTTGTTGGTGAATGGATGCCTATTTCTATCTTCCTGAATAAAAATGGTAAATTAATTAATGAATCTGAACAGTTTATTGAGGAGCCTTTATCTGGATTATGGACGAGCCTACATATAACTGATCTTAATAATGATGGTAAACCAGATATTATTGCGGGTAATATTGGTACCAATACTCAATTTAAAGTGAGTAATGATACACCCGCTGAATTGTATTATTCAGATTTTGACAAAAACGGCTCTGTAGATCCTATTTTAAATTTTTATACAGATGGTACTAGTTACCCCTATATAACAAGAGATGAGTTACTAGGTCAACTTTCAGGCAAAAGACAACAATATAATAGCTATGAAAAATATGCTAATGCAACTGTAAACGATATTTTCAAACCAAGTGAATTACAGAAGGCGAAGAAATTAACGATTACACATCAAAAAACTACAGTTTTAATGAGCACTAATAGTGACATATATCAAAACATTTCACTGCCAATTGAAGCTCAATACTCCCCTATTTCAGAAATCATAAGCTCAGATCTCAACAATGATGGTATTACTGATTTGTTACTTTTAGGCAACAATGATTATTATAAGCTAAGAATAGGAAAGTTTGATGCCAATTATGGCACAGTACTTTTAGGTGTCGGTGACGGTACTTTTAAATACTTGCCTCAAACCAAATCTGGTCTATCTATAAAAGGAAGTAATACCCATTCAGTATTGATAAATGATAAACTTATATTAACCAGTTACGGCGCATCTACTGAAACCTATAAACTTTTAAAATAG
- a CDS encoding RagB/SusD family nutrient uptake outer membrane protein — MKKRKLVLLGLLTLALVPISCNEDFLETSPLDAISADATWADGALSEAFVFNVYSSLGYGGFEEEGLASLTDEAMFTHSGRGVNVITEGSLSPSGTGNVNIIPQWNELYLAIRKANIAIQELPNAGFEDQALKDRLLGESHFLRAYYYHQLMRFYGGAPLIDAPYGLDDDYTIARGTYAENVTFVTDDLDKAISLLDGKDVTPGRASMLSAMGLKSRILTYAASDLRDGPTASAKSSVLGGYSNLELVAYTSGDRDARWTAAKTAAKAVLDATTGYKLDLAAPASAEEAEQTYISIAMGGGSAVGDAAARSELLFERTHSPLFTAESNWPLGGIHQGINNGPNGYHNWAGNTPIQQLVDDYQMMDGSDFDWSNPEHAAAPYENRDPRLAATVLYDGAPWKPRPDDVAAIDPYDEIQTGTYADGSGGIIAGVDMRDSPIENWNGSRTGYYVRKFIDSDPSLVDNQSSAQVVPWPFIRYTEVILNYVEASIALGDEGEARNWLNKIRFRAGMPAIESSGTELLEDYINERRVELAYEEHRYHDARRWMIADQTLGRGIKVMKVTAALKAGATPRAPYQYDPTVYDYTYTVVDNNDNETRTWDDKMYFMPISRDEINRNNLLIQNPGY; from the coding sequence ATGAAAAAAAGAAAATTAGTACTCTTAGGCTTACTAACGCTCGCGTTAGTACCTATTTCGTGTAATGAAGATTTTTTAGAAACCTCACCATTAGATGCCATTTCAGCAGATGCCACTTGGGCAGATGGAGCTTTATCAGAAGCTTTTGTATTTAATGTTTACTCATCTCTAGGCTATGGAGGATTTGAGGAAGAAGGTTTAGCTTCATTAACAGACGAAGCAATGTTTACGCACTCTGGTAGAGGTGTAAATGTAATTACAGAAGGTTCACTTTCACCGTCAGGAACGGGGAACGTTAATATCATTCCGCAATGGAATGAGTTGTATTTAGCTATTCGCAAAGCGAATATCGCAATACAAGAATTACCAAATGCAGGGTTTGAGGACCAAGCACTAAAAGATAGATTACTAGGTGAATCTCATTTTTTAAGAGCTTATTATTACCATCAACTAATGCGCTTTTATGGTGGGGCACCATTAATAGATGCTCCTTATGGTCTTGATGACGACTATACAATAGCTAGAGGTACATACGCAGAGAACGTAACTTTCGTTACTGATGATTTAGATAAAGCAATATCATTATTAGACGGTAAAGATGTAACTCCTGGTAGAGCATCAATGTTAAGTGCTATGGGTTTAAAATCTAGAATACTTACTTATGCAGCTAGTGATTTAAGAGACGGACCAACTGCCAGTGCAAAATCATCAGTACTAGGTGGATATTCAAATCTAGAATTAGTTGCTTACACTTCTGGTGATAGAGATGCTAGATGGACAGCCGCTAAAACTGCAGCCAAGGCAGTATTAGATGCTACAACTGGTTACAAATTAGATTTAGCAGCGCCTGCATCTGCAGAAGAAGCTGAACAGACTTATATCTCCATTGCTATGGGAGGTGGTAGTGCTGTTGGTGATGCTGCTGCAAGATCTGAACTTTTATTTGAAAGAACACATTCACCTTTATTTACGGCTGAAAGTAACTGGCCTTTAGGTGGTATTCACCAAGGGATTAACAATGGTCCAAACGGATACCATAACTGGGCCGGTAATACGCCTATACAACAATTGGTAGATGATTACCAAATGATGGACGGTTCTGATTTTGATTGGAGCAATCCTGAGCACGCTGCTGCTCCGTATGAAAATAGAGATCCAAGATTGGCTGCAACTGTTCTTTATGATGGTGCACCATGGAAACCAAGACCAGATGATGTGGCTGCTATTGATCCTTATGATGAAATTCAAACAGGTACCTATGCAGATGGTAGTGGCGGAATTATTGCTGGTGTAGATATGCGTGATTCACCTATCGAGAACTGGAATGGAAGTAGAACTGGATATTACGTTCGTAAATTTATCGATTCAGATCCATCATTAGTAGACAATCAATCAAGTGCACAGGTTGTACCATGGCCGTTTATTCGTTATACTGAAGTAATATTAAACTATGTAGAAGCATCTATTGCACTAGGTGATGAAGGTGAAGCTAGAAATTGGCTGAACAAGATTCGTTTTAGAGCAGGTATGCCGGCAATTGAATCATCAGGTACTGAACTTTTAGAAGACTATATCAACGAAAGAAGGGTTGAGCTAGCTTATGAAGAGCATAGATATCATGATGCAAGAAGATGGATGATCGCTGACCAAACATTAGGTAGAGGTATTAAAGTAATGAAAGTAACTGCAGCATTAAAAGCAGGCGCTACACCAAGAGCACCTTATCAATATGACCCAACAGTATATGATTATACATATACCGTTGTGGATAATAATGATAACGAAACCAGAACTTGGGATGACAAAATGTATTTCATGCCTATTAGTAGAGATGAAATCAACAGAAATAACCTATTGATTCAGAATCCAGGTTATTAG